A stretch of Zymoseptoria tritici IPO323 chromosome 1, whole genome shotgun sequence DNA encodes these proteins:
- the CHS3 gene encoding chitin synthase, class (Chitin synthase, Class III): MAYQGAGGYDGHLPPNQQSFHNSPLHDSRHDSDDEVERSLLHNNPTGPFQGPFDEPHSRSGTPGGHDPHGYSLEETYAGHPPAGAPPYNGYEEYGGHHLDDPGYGHPEMGMPESPYDRSDTGSTEAWRQRQQPGGGAAAPGGLKRNATRKVKLVQGAVLSADYPVPSAIQNAVQAKYRNDLESGSEEFTHLRYTAATCDPNDFTLKNGYNLRPAMYNRHTELLIAVTYYNEDKTLTSRTLHGVMQNIRDIVNIKKSEFWNKGGPAWQKIVVCLVFDGIDPCDKGTLDVLATIGIYQDGIMKRDIDGKETVAHIFEYTTQLSVTSNQQLIRPLDDGPSTLPPVQMMFCLKQKNSKKINSHRWLFTAFGRILNPEVCILLDAGTKPGHKALLALWEAFYNDKDLGGACGEIHALLGKGWKNLLNPLVAIQNFEYKISNILDKPLESSFGYVSVLPGAFSAYRFRAIMGRPLEQYFHGDHTLSKQLGPKGIEGMNIFKKNMFLAEDRILCFELVAKAGSKWHLTYVKASKGETDVPEGAAEFIGQRRRWLNGSFAATLYSLMHFGRMYRSGHNIIRMFFFHIQLIYNLATVIMAWFSLASYYLTTTVIIDLVGSPGSSNDQHAFPFGNTVTPYVNTVVKYIYLAFLLLQFILALGNRPKGSRWTYIISFAVYAIIQLYIIVDSFYLVVRAFTGGPGFDTDGTAVDFIKSFFGSTGPGIIIIALAATFGLYFIASFLYLDPWHMFTSFGQYLLMMTSYINILMVYAFSNWHDVSWGTKGSDKSDALPSATTQKAADGKGAVIEEVDLPQADIDSQFEQTVKRALTPYDAPKEDTKKSLEDSYKSFRTRLVTFWIFSNALLAVAITSDSFDKFGFTTGASSRTSNFFRALLWATAALSFVRFLGCVWFLFKSGLLGCCNKR, from the exons ATGGCTTACCAGGGAGCTGGAGGCTACGATGGTCACCTTCCACCGAAC CAACAATCTTTCCACAATTCTCCTCTTCACGACAGCAGAcacgacagcgacgacgaggtcgaGCGTTCCCTCTTGCACAACAATCCGACCGGTCCTTTCCAAGGTCCCTTTGACGAACCCCACAGCCGTTCTGGCACTCCCGGCGGTCACGATCCTCATGGATACTCGCTAGAAGAGACGTACGCGGGCCATCCTCCCGCAGGAGCGCCTCCATACAATGGGTATGAGGAGTACGGCGGCCACCATCTCGACGATCCAGGTTATGGCCACCCAGAAATGGGAATGCCAGAAAGCCCGTACGATCGAAGCGACACCGGCAGTACAGAAGCATGGCGTCAACGACAACAGCCAGGAGGTGGAGCAGCCGCACCAGGTGGTTTGAAGAGAAATGCAACACGTAAGGTCAAGCTTGTGCAGGGTGCTGTTTTAAGCGCAGACTACCCTGTCCCTTCGGCGATtcaaaatgccgtgcaggCCAAATACCGCAACGACTTGGAGAGCGGCAGCGAGGAGTTCACACATCTGAGATACACCGCTGCCACTTGCGATCCCAATGACTTCACCCTCAAAAATGGATACAATCTTCGTCCTGCCATGTATAACAGACATACCGAGCTGTTGATCGCTGTGACATACTACAACGAGGACAAGACGCTGACATCACGCACACTCCACGGTGTCATGCAAAACATCCGCGATATCGTCAACATCAAAAAGTCGGAATTCTGGAACAAAGGTGGCCCAGCATGGCAGAAGATTGTGGTCTGCTTGGTTTTCGACGGTATCGACCCCTGCGACAAGGGTACGCTCGATGTGCTAGCCACGATTGGTATCTACCAGGATGGTATCATGAAGAGGGACATTGACGGAAAGGAGACGGTCGCCCACATTTTCGAATACACCACACAGCTTTCGGTCACTTCCAACCAGCAGCTCATTCGTCCGCTCGATGATGGTCCCTCCACTCTGCCACCCGTGCAGATGATGTTCTGTCTGAAGCAAAAGAACAGCAAGAAGATCAATTCTCACAGATGGCTCTTCACTGCTTTTGGACGCATTCTCAACCCGGAAGTGTGCATTCTACTCGATGCTGGTACGAAACCCGGCCACAAAGCTCTTCTCGCTCTGTGGGAGGCCTTCTACAATGACAAGGATTTGGGTGGTGCCTGTGGTGAGATTCACGCTCTGCTGGGTAAAGGCTGGAAGAATCTCCTCAACCCACTGGTCGCCATTCAGAACTTCGAGTACAAAATCTCCAACATTTTGGACAAGCCGCTCGAATCTTCATTTGGATACGTCTCCGTCTTACCTGGTGCTTTCTCCGCCTACCGCTTCCGCGCCATCATGGGACGTCCTCTCGAGCAGTATTTCCACGGTGATCACACTCTTTCGAAACAACTCGGACCCAAGGGTATCGAGGGCATGAACATTTTCAAGAAGAACATGTTTTTGGCAGAAGATCGTATTCTCTGTTTCGAGTTGGTCGCCAAGGCTGGCAGCAAGTGGCATCTCACCTACGTCAAAGCCTCCAAGGGTGAGACGGATGTGCCTGAAGGTGCTGCCGAATTCATCGGTCAGCGTCGACGTTGGTTGAACGGATCCTTCGCCGCCACTCTCTATTCTCTGATGCATTTCGGCCGCATGTACCGCTCTGGACACAACATCATCCGCATGTTCTTCTTCCATATTCAGCTGATCTACAACTTGGCGACGGTCATCATGGCTTGGTTCTCATTGG CATCCTACTACCTCACAACAACAGTCATCATCGACCTCGTGGGTAGCCCCGGCTCAAGCAACGACCAACATGCCTTTCCCTTTGGCAACACCGTCACTCCCTATGTCAACACGGTCGTAAAATACATCtacctcgccttcctcctcctccaattCATCCTCGCTCTCGGTAACCGACCCAAGGGATCTCGCTGGACCTATATCATCTCCTTTGCCGTCTACGCCATCATCCAACTCtacatcatcgtcgactcCTTCTACCTCGTCGTCCGTGCTTTCACCGGCGGGCCAGGATTTGACACCGATGGCACCGCGGTCGACTTCATCAAATCCTTCTTCGGTTCCACAGGACCAggtatcatcatcatcgctctCGCCGCCACTTTCGGTCTTTACttcatcgcctccttcctgTACCTCGACCCTTGGCACATGTTCACCTCTTTCGGGCAGTACCTTCTCATGATGACCTCGTACATCAACATCCTCATGGTCTACGCCTTTTCCAACTGGCACGACGTCTCCTGGGGCACCAAGGGATCCGACAAATCCGACGCTCTGCCATCCGCCACCACCCAGAAAGCTGCCGACGGGAAAGGGGCCGTGATCGAAGAAGTGGATCTCCCACAGGCCGACATCGACTCGCAATTCGAACAGACCGTCAAGCGCGCGCTGACACCTTACGACGCTCCGAAGGAAGACACGAAGAAAAGCTTGGAAGACTCGTATAAATCTTTCCGTACGAGATTGGTCACATTCTGGATCTTCTCCAATGCTTTGCTGGCGGTGGCAATTACGAGTGATAGCTTCGATAAGTTTGGATTCACCACTGGAGCGAGTAGCAGGACGTCGAACTTCTTCCGCGCGTTGCTGTGGGCTACTGCGGCGCTGAGTTTCGTGAGGTTCCTTGGGTGCGTGTGGTTCTTGTTCAAGAGTGGATTGCTGGGATGCTGTAATAAGAGGTAG
- a CDS encoding trifunctional formate-tetrahydrofolate ligase/methenyltetrahydrofolate cyclohydrolase/methylenetetrahydrofolate dehydrogenase ADE3 codes for MPATKIDGNAIAKSIRENISRDVADKQAKNSRYKPSLVILQVGDRTDSSTYVRMKLKACEEANITCRLETFPESITEYELLEKIDQFNNDESVHGMLVQLPLPKHLNEYEITSAVADEKDVDGFGATNIGELAKKGGKPLFVPCTPKGVMVLLKESGVDLKGKNAVVIGRSDIVGAPVSYLLRNADATVTVCHSKTQNLKEVVKQGDVVVAAIGSPGFVKGDWLKPGAVVIDVGTNGVPDSTKKSGQRLVGDVDYESAFEVASQITPVPGGVGPMTVASLLSNVVTAADVQFERAKARHIVPLPLKLLSPVPSDIAVSRAQHPKLINKVASEIGIRTHELEPYGAYKAKVALDVLKRLEHRKNGRYILVAGITPTPLGEGKSTTTIGLTQALAGQLGRVAFANVRQPSQGPTFGIKGGAAGGGYSQVIPMDEFNLHLTGDIHAITAANNLLAAAIDTRMFHEATQKNQALYNRLVPAKKGKREFPKVMFTRLHKLGINKTDPNELTEDEIAKFARLDIDPETITWRRVLDVNDRHLRGITIGQAPTESKVEPRQTGFDISVASECMAVLALSTDLSDMRARLGRMVVASSRAGDPVTCDDLGCGGALATLMKDAVKPNLMQTLEGTPVFVHAGPFANISIGNSSVIADRVALKLAGTEPDEEAERNDKVGFVVTEAGFDFTMGGERFMNIKCRNSGLVPDVVVIVATVRALKVHGGGPEIKAGAQLDKVYREENVDILRKGCINLAKHIANAKSYGVNVVVAINRFDTDTDAEMQVIREEAVAAGAEDAITANHYAEGGKGAIDLAKGVIAAAEKSQPENFHFLYDLEGSANERIEAIAKKMYGAGSVSFSEVAQKKIDTYTRQGFGNLPICIAKTQYSLSHDAALKGAPEGFEVPIRDVRMAAGAGYLYALAADIQTIPGLPTAPGYLNVEIDGETGEIDGLF; via the coding sequence ATGCCCGCCACCAAAATCGACGGTAATGCCATTGCCAAGTCTATCCGTGAGAACATCTCTCGCGATGTCGCCGACAAGCAGGCCAAGAACTCCCGCTACAAGCCCAGCCTGGTCATCCTCCAGGTCGGCGACCGAACCGACTCCTCCACCTATGTTCGCATGAAGCTCAAGGCATGCGAAGAGGCCAACATCACCTGCCGATTGGAGACATTCCCAGAGTCCATCACCGAGTACGAACTGCTCGAGAAGATTGACCAATTCAACAATGACGAGTCTGTCCACGGCATGCTCGTGCAGCTGCCCCTTCCGAAACACCTCAACGAGTACGAAATCACCTCCGCCGTGGCCGACGAGAAAGATGTGGACGGATTCGGAGCTACAAACATCGGTGAGCTCGCCAAGAAGGGTGGGAAGCCATTGTTCGTGCCTTGCACGCCCAAGGGTGTCATGGTGTTGCTGAAAGAGTCGGGTGTTGATCTCAAGGGCAAGAATGCGGTTGTCATTGGCAGATCAGACATTGTCGGTGCTCCCGTGAGCTACTTGCTGAGGAACGCCGATGCCACCGTCACAGTATGCCACTCCAAGACACAAAACTTGAAAGAGGTCGTCAAGCAGGGTGATGTCGTGGTGGCAGCCATTGGAAGCCCAGGTTTCGTCAAGGGAGACTGGTTGAAGCCCGGTGCTGTTGTGATCGATGTCGGCACGAACGGTGTTCCAGACTCCACCAAGAAGTCGGGCCAGCGACTAGTTGGAGACGTCGACTACGAATCTGCTTTCGAAGTCGCCAGCCAGATCACTCCCGTTCCAGGTGGTGTTGGCCCAATGACAGTcgcttctctcctctccaatGTGGTCACTGCAGCGGACGTGCAGTTCGAGCGTGCAAAGGCCCGTCACATTGTCCCTCTGCCATTGAAGCTGCTATCGCCCGTCCCCTCCGACATCGCAGTGTCTCGCGCACAGCACCCCAAGCTGATCAACAAGGTCGCCTCTGAGATTGGCATTCGCACCCACGAGCTCGAGCCGTACGGTGCATACAAGGCCAAGGTCGCTCTCGATGTGCTGAAGCGTCTTGAACACCGCAAGAACGGTCGCTACATCCTCGTTGCTGGTATCACGCCAACTCCTCTTGGAGAGGGCAAGTCCACAACCACGATCGGTCTCACACAAGCTCTGGCCGGCCAGCTCGGTCGCGTCGCTTTTGCCAACGTTCGCCAGCCTTCCCAAGGTCCCACATTTGGCATCAAGGGAGGCGCTGCAGGAGGTGGCTACAGTCAGGTCATTCCCATGGACGAGTTCAACTTGCACTTGACAGGAGACATCCACGCGATCACCGCCGCCAACAACTTGCTCGCTGCTGCCATCGATACCCGCATGTTCCACGAAGCTACTCAGAAGAACCAAGCACTTTACAACCGTCTTGTACCtgcgaagaagggcaagCGGGAGTTCCCCAAGGTCATGTTCACCCGCCTGCACAAGTTGGGAATCAACAAGACGGATCCCAATGAGCTTACCGAGGATGAGATTGCCAAATTTGCGAGACTCGACATTGACCCAGAGACCATCACCTGGCGCCGTGTACTGGACGTCAACGATCGTCACCTTCGTGGAATCACCATCGGACAGGCCCCTACCGAGAGCAAGGTGGAGCCGAGACAGACTGGTTTCGACATTTCCGTTGCCTCGGAGTGTATGGCTGTGCTCGCTCTTTCCACTGATCTCAGTGATATGCGAGCTCGTCTCGGCCGCATGGTCGTTGCCTCATCGCGTGCTGGCGACCCAGTCACTTGTGACGATCTCGGCTGTGGCGGCGCACTCGCTACCTTGATGAAGGACGCCGTCAAGCCCAACTTGATGCAAACCCTCGAAGGCACACCCGTCTTCGTCCACGCCGGTCCATTCGCCAACATCAGTATTGGCAACAGCTCCGTCATCGCTGATCGTGTGGCCCTCAAACTCGCTGGCACGGAACCTGATGAGGAAGCCGAGCGCAATGACAAGGTTGGCTTTGTCGTCACCGAAGCTGGCTTCGACTTCACCATGGGCGGAGAACGCTTCATGAACATCAAGTGCCGCAACTCAGGCCTCGTCCCTGACGTCGTCGTCATTGTCGCCACCGTCCGCGCCCTCAAGGTTCACGGCGGCGGCCCCGAGATCAAAGCCGGCGCCCAGCTTGACAAGGTCTACCGCGAGGAGAACGTTGACATCCTCCGCAAGGGATGCATCAACTTGGCCAAACACATCGCGAACGCCAAATCCTACGGCGTcaacgtcgtcgtcgccatcaACCGCttcgacaccgacaccgacgcGGAGATGCAAGTCATCCGCGAGGAAgccgtcgccgccggcgCCGAAGACGCCATCACAGCCAACCACTATGCCGAAGGTGGCAAGGGTGCCATCGACCTCGCCAAGGGCGTCATCGCCGCAGCGGAGAAGTCTCAGCCGGAGAACTTCCACTTCCTTTACGATCTGGAGGGCTCCGCCAACGAACGCATCGAAGCCATCGCGAAGAAAATGTACGGCGCTGGCAGCGTGTCGTTCTCCGAGGTCGCGCAAAAGAAGATCGATACGTACACAAGACAAGGATTCGGAAACTTGCCCATCTGTATCGCCAAGACGCAGTACTCGCTGTCTCACGATGCCGCTTTGAAGGGCGCACCCGAGGGCTTCGAGGTGCCGATTCGCGATGTACGCATGGCGGCTGGTGCTGGGTATTTGTATGCTTTGGCGGCGGATATTCAGACGATTCCGGGATTGCCGACCGCGCCGGGATACCTCAATGTTGAGATTGATGGTGAGACCGGCGAGATTGACGGTCTCTTCTAG